One Brassica napus cultivar Da-Ae chromosome A5, Da-Ae, whole genome shotgun sequence DNA window includes the following coding sequences:
- the LOC106451373 gene encoding transcription factor bHLH155 translates to MGSTSQEILRSLCSNTEWKYAVFWKLNHPSRMVLTLEDAYYDNHGHYNSPKNMHGAHDPLGLALAKMAYHVYSLGEGIVGHVAVSGEHQWVFPDYYDNWYSASEFHNVWESQISAAIKTILVVPVGPCGVVQLGSLLKVDEDVTLVNHIKHMFLALKDPLPDHEENLVQCNMNNSFYLPKLPSECSHVEAFPNCSGEVGKAMDVEESSFLTQYPNLHPYLKNHVLNNTSSSTLAIDTERLITDQSYPGLDSTFHTLSTDNEKSSRFDALISSGYNFPGSELLEALGSGFKQTSRGLEELVKSEHGSATRPTDDNMSHSQLTFDSAPENLLDAVVANVCHSEGNARDDIFSSKSVQSFLTSMEMAEPSGQNKHIVSNPNDRAMNQPLVEVDTQQNPSDICGAFSSIGFSSTCPSSSSDHFQTSLEMPKKNKRRAKPGESSRPRPRDRQLIQDRIKELRELVPNGSKCSIDSLLERTIKHMLFLQNVTKHADKLSKSANAKMQQKETGGQGSTCAVEVGGHLQVCSIIVENLNKHGMVLIEMLCEECSHFLEISNVIRSLDLTILRGVTEAQGDKTWICFVVESQSNKVMQRMDILWSLVQIFQPKANGKP, encoded by the exons ATGGGTTCTACTTCTCAAGAGATACTGAGGAGTCTTTGCTCCAACACGGAGTGGAAGTATGCTGTGTTCTGGAAACTTAACCATCCATCTCGAAT GGTACTTACCTTGGAGGATGCTTACTATGACAATCATGGGCACTACAACTCACCAAAAAACATGCATGGAGCACATGACCCACTGGGTTTAGCTTTGGCGAAGATGGCTTATCATGTCTATTCTCTAGGGGAAGG GATTGTAGGACATGTTGCGGTTTCTGGAGAACATCAGTGGGTATTCCCTGATTATTATGACAACTGGTACTCAGCCTCAGAG TTTCATAACGTTTGGGAGAGTCAAATATCTGCTGCAATCAAg ACCATTCTTGTAGTACCTGTTGGTCCCTGTGGTGTTGTGCAGCTAGGCTCTTTGCTTAAA GTTGATGAAGATGTGACATTGGTGAATCATATCAAACACATGTTTTTGGCACTCAAGGATCCACTGCCAGATCATGAAGAAAATTTAGTGCAATGTAATATGAACAATTCGTTTTATCTG CCAAAATTACCTTCTGAATGTTCGCATGTTGAGGCTTTCCCTAACTGCTCTGGGGAAGTTGGCAAAGCTATGGACGTGGAAGAGTCAAGTTTTCTAACTCAATATCCTAATTTACATCCGTATTTGAAGAATCATGTGCtcaacaacacaagctcatCTACTTTAGCAATTGACACTGAAAGATTGATAACAGATCAGTCATATCCAGGCCTGGACTCAACTTTTCATACTTTATCGACTGATAACGAAAAGTCAAGTCGATTTGATGCTTTGATCTCATCTGGATATAATTTCCCTGGCAGCGAGCTGTTAGAGGCATTAGGCTCTGGTTTCAAGCAAACGAGCAGAGGTCTCGAGGAGCTAGTGAAGTCTGAACATGGCTCAGCAACAAGACCAACAGATGATAATATGAGTCATAGCCAGCTTACGTTTGACTCTGCCCCTGAGAATCTTTTAGATGCTGTGGTTGCTAATGTTTGTCATAGCGAAGGCAATGCCAGAGATGATATCTTCTCGAGCAAATCTGTACAGTCATTTCTTACCAGCATGGAAATGGCAGAACCCTCAGGTCAAAACAAGCATATTGTTAGTAACCCAAATGATAGAGCTATGAATCAGCCACTAGTAGAGGTGGATACTCAACAGAATCCGTCAGATATCTGTGGAGCATTTTCTTCCATTGGGTTCTCATCAACGTGTCCCAGCTCCTCTAGTGATCACTTTCAGACATCCCTGGAGATGCCTAAGAAGAACAAAAGGAGGGCTAAACCTGGTGAAAGTTCTCGGCCTCGCCCAAGAGACAGGCAACTCATTCAGGATCGAATCAAGGAACTTCGAGAACTTGTGCCTAATGGATCAAAG TGCAGTATTGATTCTTTGCTAGAACGCACGATCAAGCACATGCTCTTTCTGCAGAATGTTACTAAGCATGCTGACAAGCTCAGTAAAAGTGCCAATGcaaag ATGCAACAAAAGGAAACTGGCGGGCAAGGTTCAACCTGCGCAGTGGAGGTTGGAGGCCATCTGCAAGTGTGCTCTATAATCGTGGAGAATCTGAACAAGCATGGGATGGTGCTTATCGAG ATGTTATGTGAAGAGTGTAGCCATTTTCTTGAGATATCAAACGTGATCAGGAGCTTGGATCTTACCATTTTGAGAGGCGTCACCGAGGCTCAGGGAGATAAAACATGGATATGCTTTGTAGTTGAG AGTCAAAGCAACAAAGTGATGCAGAGAATGGACATTTTGTGGTCTTTGGTTCAAATATTTCAGCCAAAGGCCAATGGCAAGCCGTAG
- the LOC106453626 gene encoding mitogen-activated protein kinase kinase kinase 20-like, which yields MAIIRVQRCQDKPFMKFVKFLGKGSYGSVDLYRHTKHDGSTSFTAAKVSSDRRTIEREFRVLSQLKGSPRIVRVFSNSLHEGLDSDGNRVFEMPMEYASAGSLSSFVRANKQLNGSTVNDFTRMILEGLVSVHSHGYVHCDLKPDNLLLFPVYDQQAWTYSYQLKIADFGLALKEGEEKSDNWCYHSPFVGTPFYMSPESVRDGTVRKGLDLWSLGCIVLEMYTGKRPWSEFRSLYDLEDVLVEDKKVPAIPDTVPSDARQFLEKCFALEPEDRGTASELLLHPFLVGDDNKKIADDDTIVKPDAKLEDSVTTKKALKVKIVSSKLQLFKKPLKLKIIPPRPPGFTFVPVQ from the coding sequence ATGGCGATCATTAGGGTGCAACGTTGCCAAGACAAACCATTCATGAAATTCGTCAAGTTTTTAGGTAAAGGTTCATACGGCTCCGTCGATCTCTACCGTCACACAAAGCACGACGGTTCAACCTCCTTCACCGCCGCGAAGGTCTCCTCCGACCGTCGGACTATCGAACGAGAGTTTCGAGTGCTCTCCCAACTCAAAGGATCTCCTAGGATCGTGCGTGTGTTTAGCAATTCTCTCCACGAAGGATTAGACTCTGACGGAAACAGAGTCTTCGAGATGCCTATGGAATACGCTTCTGCAGGTTCTCTTTCCAGTTTCGTCCGTGCTAACAAACAGTTGAATGGTTCGACCGTCAATGACTTTACTCGGATGATACTTGAAGGTTTGGTCTCGGTTCATAGCCACGGTTATGTGCACTGCGATCTTAAACCGGATAATCTCCTTCTCTTTCCGGTTTACGATCAGCAAGCGTGGACTTACAGTTACCAACTCAAGATTGCGGATTTTGGATTGGCGTTGAAGGAAGGAGAGGAAAAATCTGATAATTGGTGTTACCATTCTCCCTTTGTGGGAACTCCTTTCTACATGTCTCCCGAGTCTGTCCGTGATGGTACTGTCCGGAAAGGCCTAGATTTGTGGTCTTTGGGTTGCATTGTTCTCGAGATGTACACTGGTAAGCGTCCGTGGTCAGAGTTTAGGAGTCTTTATGATCTTGAAGATGTTTTAGTCGAGGACAAAAAAGTACCTGCGATTCCAGACACTGTTCCGTCTGATGCAAGGCAGTTTCTTGAAAAGTGTTTTGCACTGGAACCTGAAGATAGAGGCACCGCTTCTGAGTTGCTTTTGCATCCGTTTCTGGTCGGAGATGATAACAAGAAGATTGCTGATGATGACACCATCGTAAAGCCTGATGCTAAATTGGAAGATAGTGTTACTACGAAGAAGGCATTGAAAGTGAAGATTGTTTCATCCAAGCTCCAACTTTTTAAGAAACCTCTAAAGCTGAAGATCATTCCTCCGAGACCACCAGGATTCACTTTTGTTCCTGTTCAGTAG
- the LOC125608532 gene encoding uncharacterized protein LOC125608532 gives MKIDIAKAFDSVHWPFLLNTLRALNMLEEFVHWIELCVCSPSFSVQVNGELAGFFQSRKGLRQGCALSPYLFVICMNVLSSIMDKAAARGIIGYHPKCQNILLTHLCFADDLLVFTDGTKRSIENVLKIFEDFAAISGLKISLEKSTLFTAGLSDIQARDILTCFPFASGKLPVRYLSLPLLSRKMTINDYMPLVQKIRKKMSYWTGRLLSYGGRLQLISSVITSVANFWLSAFRLPSSCLKEIERLCSAFLWSWPDLKTSKAKLCWQDVCLPKKEGCLKDLLGVRGTIGLGITEHASVEEVMLYHRKRRHRLAILNTVEGEIEELKSRRSEDDDIPLWRQDETRFTKVFSTKKTWLYMRQEQPVCTWNKRVWFSRSTPKYSFMLWVAVKNRLQTCDRMKKWNTSINGVCVLCQEEEETCPHLFFKCRYLRKVWKSLIGGIMKEAFSLEWSVILDLISQSSSSFTPSEVFIIRYIFQALLHSIWRERNARRHGEQPRDELLLIKWVDKVIRLKLLAVKGTGQIYLEEGLSVWFGSRVT, from the exons ATGAAGATAGATATAGCAAAAGCTTTTGATTCTGTTCACTGGCCATTTCTGTTGAATACTCTAAGAGCTCTTAACATGCTAGAGGAATTTGTTCATTGGATAGAGCTGTGTGTTTGCTCTCCATCCTTTTCGGTTCAAGTCAATGGAGAATTGGCGGGGTTCTTTCAGAGTAGAAAGGGCTTAAGACAGGGATGTGCTCTATCTCCATATCTATTCGTTATCTGTATGAATGTGTTGTCTAGCATTATGGATAAAGCGGCTGCAAGGGGGATTATTGGATACCATCCTAAATGTCAGAATATTTTGCTCACACATTTGTGTTTTGCAGATGATCTTTTGGTGTTCACAGATGGAACCAAAAGATCTATTGAAAATGTTCTGAAGATTTTTGAAGACTTTGCTGCAATCTCTGGTTTAAAGATCAGTTTGGAAAAGTCTACATTGTTCACAGCTGGATTATCTGATATTCAAGCGAGAGATATCCTAACCTGCTTCCCATTTGCCTCTGGAAAATTACCAGTCAGGTATCTCAGTCTTCCTTTACTCTCTAGGAAGATGACGATCAATGACTACATGCCTTTAGTACAAAAAATACGGAAAAAGATGAGTTATTGGACTGGGAGATTGTTGTCTTATGGAGGAAGGTTACAGCTCATCAGTTCTGTTATCACTAGTGTGGCGAACTTCTGGCTATCGGCTTTCAGACTTCCAAGCAGTTGTTTGAAGGAGATAGAGAGATTGTGCTCTGCATTTCTGTGGTCATGGCCAGACCTAAAGACAAGTAAGGCGAAGCTATGTTGGCAAGATGTTTGTCTACCCAAGAAAGAAG GATGTCTCAAAGATCTTCTTGGAGTGAGAGGTACAATTGGTCTTGGCATTACAGAACATGCTTCGGTTGAGGAAGTGATGCTCTATCATCGGAAAAGAAGACATAGACTGGCTATTCTTAACACTGTGGAGGGTGAAATTGAAGAGTTAAAGAGCAGACGTAGTGAGGACGATGATATTCCCTTATGGAGGCAGGATGAGACCAGATTTACAAAGGTTTTCTCTACTAAGAAGACATGGCTTTACATGAGACAGGAGCAACCAGTATGTACATGGAATAAAAGAGTGTGGTTTTCACGATCTACTCCCAAATATTCTTTTATGTTATGGGTGGCTGTGAAGAATAGGTTGCAAACCTGTGACAGAATGAAGAAGTGGAACACATCTATAAATGGAGTTTGTGTGTTATGTCAAGAGGAAGAGGAGACTTGTCCACACTTATTCTTCAAGTGCAGATACTTGAGGAAAGTTTGGAAGTCATTGATAGGTGGGATTATGAAGGAGGCTTTCTCTCTTGAATGGAGTGTGATTCTGGATTTGATTTCCCAATCAAGTTCTAGTTTCACACCCTCTGAAGTATTCATTATCAGATATATTTTTCAAGCGTTGCTACATAGTATTTGGAGGGAGCGCAATGCTCGTCGGCATGGAGAGCAACCAAGAGATGAATTGTTGCTGATTAAATGGGTTGATAAAGTGATAAGACTGAAGCTTCTAGCTGTGAAAGGGACGGGGCAAATATATCTTGAGGAAGGCTTGAGTGTGTGGTTTGGCTCAAGAGTtacatga
- the LOC106453623 gene encoding mitogen-activated protein kinase kinase kinase 20-like, which translates to MAGPELYFDKFLGKGSFGSVSLYKYKRRHDGKTLYAAAKTSDHKHAESLYIEFQILSELKGCPRIVQCYGTEVQERRNEEGCLEYKIHMEYAPGGSLKSFSNQFQDKKLPDALVRDFTRMLLEGLATIHGRGYVHCDLKPANILVFPSYVNKNGAWRSSHELKISDFGLTRRDGDTSWWQPHHTFAGTAIYMSPESISHGETGKGLDLWSLGCIVLEMYTGQRPWWHTDYKLIDLKNCHGPLIPRDLPFDAKLFLMTCFSPEADDRKDASTLLNHIFLREDVSRITESSPMSAKTGSNPRNISLELEKLRQRLSNMRSICI; encoded by the coding sequence ATGGCGGGGCCAGAGTTGTACTTCGACAAGTTTCTGGGAAAAGGCTCTTTCGGTTCTGTGAGTCTCTACAAGTACAAAAGACGTCACGACGGCAAGACCCTTTACGCAGCCGCAAAAACCTCCGACCATAAACACGCCGAGTCTCTCTACATTGAGTTTCAGATCCTGTCTGAACTCAAAGGATGTCCGAGAATCGTCCAGTGTTACGGGACCGAAGTGCAAGAGAGACGTAACGAAGAAGGTTGCTTGGAGTACAAGATTCACATGGAGTACGCACCTGGAGGAAGCTTGAAGAGTTTCTCTAACCAATTCCAAGACAAGAAGCTGCCTGATGCTTTGGTCAGAGACTTTACTCGTATGCTTCTAGAAGGCTTAGCCACCATCCACGGACGCGGGTACGTTCACTGCGATCTCAAACCAGCAAACATCCTCGTCTTCCCGAGTTATGTCAACAAGAACGGTGCGTGGAGATCCTCTCACGAGTTGAAgatttcggatttcgggttgacgagaagagatggagacacTAGCTGGTGGCAACCTCATCACACCTTCGCCGGAACAGCGATCTACATGTCTCCAGAATCAATTTCTCACGGGGAGACAGGGAAGGGACTTGACTTGTGGTCTTTGGGATGTATTGTACTAGAGATGTACACGGGACAAAGACCTTGGTGGCATACAGACTACAAACTGATCGATCTCAAGAACTGCCACGGGCCTTTGATTCCAAGAGATCTTCCTTTTGACGCAAAACTCTTTCTCATGACATGCTTCTCCCCCGAGGCAGATGATAGAAAAGACGCATCGACTTTGCTGAATCATATCTTCTTGCGTGAAGATGTTAGTAGGATCACAGAGTCGTCTCCTATGAGTGCCAAGACTGGCAGTAACCCGAGGAATATCAGTCTGGAGTTGGAAAAACTTAGACAGAGGCTTTCGAATATGAGGTCTATTTGTATATAG
- the LOC106453622 gene encoding mitogen-activated protein kinase kinase kinase 20-like translates to MTMIKLGVFVVLLVFFLAGVVTLSQGFIETNHTEKAKVWRFRDKPSTKFVKFLGKGSYGSVHLYRHTTHDGSTSFIATKISSDRRTIQREFRVLSQLKGSPRIVRVFSRSLHERLDRIGNRVYEIPMEYASAGTLSSFIRANKQLNDSTVKDFTRMILQGLVSVHSHGYVHCDLKPGNLLLFPVYDQQTSTNHTYELKIADFGLTLKEGEEESDNRKYHSPYVGTPFYMSPESVRDGTVGKALDLWSLGCIVLEMYTGKPPWSEVSFYDLEYFLGEDKKVPEIPDTVPSDARQFLDKCFAVKPEDRGTASELLLHPFLVGDDKKTV, encoded by the coding sequence ATGACTATGATCAAACTAGGTGTTTTCGTTGTCTTACTCGTTTTCTTTCTCGCGGGAGTTGTTACACTTTCTCAAGGGTTTATAGAGACCAATCACACAGAGAAAGCAAAAGTGTGGCGTTTCAGAGACAAACCATCCACGAAGTTCGTCAAGTTTCTAGGCAAAGGTTCATACGGCTCCGTCCACCTCTACCGTCACACAACACACGATGGCTCAACCTCCTTCATCGCCACGAAGATCTCCTCGGACCGTCGGACTATCCAAAGAGAGTTTCGAGTACTCTCCCAGCTCAAAGGATCTCCTAGGATCGTGCGAGTGTTTAGCCGTTCTCTCCACGAACGACTCGACAGAATCGGAAACAGAGTCTACGAGATACCTATGGAATACGCTTCTGCAGGTACTCTTTCCAGTTTCATCCGTGCTAACAAACAGTTGAATGATTCGACCGTCAAAGATTTTACTAGGATGATACTTCAAGGTTTGGTCTCGGTTCACAGTCACGGTTATGTTCACTGCGATCTTAAACCGGGCAATCTCCTTCTCTTTCCGGTTTATGATCAGCAAACATCGACTAATCACACTTATGAACTGAAGATTGCGGATTTTGGATTGACGTTGAAGGAAGGAGAGGAAGAATCCGATAATAGGAAGTACCATTCTCCCTATGTGGGAACTCCTTTCTACATGTCTCCCGAGTCTGTCCGTGATGGTACTGTCGGGAAAGCCCTAGATTTATGGTCCTTGGGTTGCATTGTTCTCGAGATGTACACTGGTAAGCCTCCGTggtcagaggttagtttttaTGATCTTGAATATTTTTTAGGGGAGGACAAAAAGGTACCTGAGATTCCAGACACTGTGCCGTCTGATGCAAGGCAGTTTCTAGACAAGTGTTTTGCAGTGAAACCTGAAGATAGAGGAACCGCTTCCGAGTTGTTGTTGCATCCGTTTCTGGTCGGAGATGATAAGAAGACTGTTTGA